The following are from one region of the Anaeropeptidivorans aminofermentans genome:
- a CDS encoding Holliday junction resolvase RecU, with protein MGYFKTRGLRGSTFEEMINLTNEVYLKKNLAIIQKIPTPITPVNMDKSKNTITLAYFEKKSTVDYIGAVQGIPICFDAKETNRKSLPMQNIHSHQIEFMENFEKQKGIAFFLVNFTLYDRIFYLPFRELKFYWDTAVKGGRKSIPYEAFHEDFIIQNKNGAYVHYLEGINRDIIIKEGL; from the coding sequence ATGGGGTATTTTAAAACAAGAGGATTAAGAGGCTCTACCTTTGAGGAGATGATTAATCTTACCAATGAGGTATATTTAAAGAAAAATCTGGCAATTATACAGAAGATACCAACGCCTATTACACCCGTAAATATGGATAAAAGCAAAAACACCATTACCCTCGCATATTTCGAGAAAAAGAGCACGGTAGACTACATAGGGGCGGTCCAAGGCATACCTATATGCTTTGACGCCAAGGAAACAAACAGAAAGAGCCTTCCCATGCAGAATATCCATTCCCATCAGATCGAGTTTATGGAGAATTTTGAAAAGCAAAAGGGCATTGCTTTTTTCCTGGTTAATTTCACTCTTTATGACAGGATATTTTATCTTCCTTTCAGAGAGCTGAAATTTTATTGGGATACTGCCGTAAAAGGCGGCAGAAAAAGCATACCTTATGAAGCTTTTCACGAGGATTTTATAATACAGAATAAAAACGGGGCATATGTTCATTATCTTGAAGGGATAAACAGAGATATTATCATAAAGGAAGGCTTATAG
- a CDS encoding GNAT family N-acetyltransferase, which produces MRNLIWLESERLILRDHVEADFESHHELISNEKNMYYMPEVLTHSLKESRENFNVTLNASKEEKRSKYFLRIETKDGIHVGEIGYSITSFTPLGNMGELGYFIREEMQRKGYASEAAKRLIEFAFKEGDLIRLYCSCLKENAPSEALMKKIGLIKEAELRDYEYHDGKLKTRVIYRLLKDEYAYET; this is translated from the coding sequence GTGAGGAATCTGATTTGGCTTGAAAGTGAAAGACTTATTTTAAGAGACCATGTGGAAGCAGATTTTGAAAGCCATCATGAGCTTATAAGCAATGAAAAAAACATGTATTATATGCCGGAAGTTCTTACCCATTCGCTTAAAGAAAGCCGTGAGAATTTCAATGTTACCCTGAATGCCTCGAAGGAAGAAAAAAGAAGCAAATATTTTCTGAGAATAGAAACAAAAGACGGAATTCACGTAGGTGAAATAGGCTATAGCATTACGTCCTTTACCCCTTTAGGAAACATGGGGGAACTGGGCTATTTTATCAGAGAAGAAATGCAGAGAAAAGGCTATGCATCGGAAGCCGCCAAAAGGCTGATAGAATTTGCCTTTAAAGAAGGGGACCTAATCAGGCTTTACTGTTCATGCCTTAAAGAAAATGCACCTTCAGAAGCCCTGATGAAAAAAATAGGGCTCATTAAGGAAGCGGAGCTTAGAGACTATGAATATCATGACGGAAAATTGAAAACAAGAGTTATTTACAGGCTTTTGAAAGACGAGTATGCTTATGAAACTTAA
- the asnB gene encoding asparagine synthase (glutamine-hydrolyzing), with protein sequence MCGLCGFTRHEKEDFHGSALNNMMDKIIHRGPDSEGTYEGENIMLGFRRLSIIDLDEGSQPIYNEDRTKVIVFNGEIYNYQSLRAEMIEKDHVFSTNSDTEVLIHLYEEYGTGLLNHIRGMFAFAIYDMEKDELFCARDFFGIKPFYYALCNGELVFASEIKSILEYPGIKKEVNTLALENYLTFQYSVLEETFFKGIYKLMPSHYLIFKENQLEKIRYFQPEFTPDKALSLTEAIDAIDKGVEESIKMHKISDVEVGSFLSSGVDSSYVAACFKGDKTFTVGFDYDNYNEIEYAKSLSEKVGIENYSKTITTEEFWDVLPKVQYQMDEPLADAAAIALYFVSQMASQHVKVALSGEGADEFFGGYNIYKEPIDLKILTDLPMPIRRLLGKIASKIPFKIKGKNFFIRGSKTVEERFIGNANVFSKSEREAILKDPAGKFDPMEITGPLYEKIKNYDDITKMQYIDIHLWLIGDILLKADKMSMAHSLEVRVPYLDKEIFKIASKIPVNYRVNKTATKYAFRMAAKRHLPEDVANKKKLGFPVPIRIWLKEDKYYHIVKAEFESENAELFFNKEKLSALLDGHRAGKADNSRKIWTVFMFLIWYRAYFN encoded by the coding sequence ATGTGCGGCTTATGCGGTTTTACCCGGCATGAAAAAGAGGATTTTCATGGAAGCGCCTTAAACAATATGATGGATAAAATAATCCACAGAGGGCCTGACAGTGAAGGAACTTACGAAGGCGAAAATATCATGCTGGGTTTTAGAAGGCTCAGTATCATTGACCTTGACGAAGGTTCACAGCCGATATATAACGAGGATAGAACCAAGGTTATCGTTTTTAACGGCGAAATATATAACTATCAGTCTTTGAGGGCTGAAATGATTGAAAAGGACCATGTTTTTTCAACGAATTCCGATACGGAAGTTCTGATACATCTTTATGAGGAATACGGAACAGGGCTTTTAAACCATATCAGAGGAATGTTTGCCTTTGCAATTTACGATATGGAAAAGGACGAGCTTTTCTGTGCCAGAGATTTTTTCGGGATAAAGCCCTTTTATTATGCCTTGTGTAACGGTGAGCTGGTGTTTGCCTCTGAAATAAAAAGCATATTGGAATATCCGGGCATAAAAAAAGAAGTGAATACCCTTGCCTTGGAAAACTATCTTACCTTTCAGTATTCTGTTCTTGAAGAGACGTTTTTTAAGGGTATTTATAAGCTTATGCCTTCCCATTACCTTATTTTTAAAGAAAACCAGCTGGAAAAAATCAGGTATTTCCAGCCGGAATTTACGCCTGATAAAGCTCTCAGCCTTACGGAAGCCATAGACGCCATAGATAAAGGCGTTGAAGAGTCTATAAAAATGCATAAAATAAGCGACGTAGAAGTAGGCTCCTTTCTTTCAAGCGGCGTTGACTCAAGCTATGTGGCCGCCTGCTTTAAAGGGGATAAGACTTTTACCGTAGGCTTTGATTATGATAATTACAATGAAATAGAATATGCCAAAAGCCTTTCGGAAAAGGTAGGAATAGAAAATTATTCCAAAACAATTACCACAGAGGAATTTTGGGACGTGCTTCCTAAGGTTCAGTATCAGATGGACGAGCCTTTGGCAGACGCCGCCGCAATCGCTCTTTATTTTGTAAGCCAGATGGCATCACAGCATGTGAAGGTAGCCCTTTCGGGAGAAGGCGCAGACGAATTTTTCGGCGGATATAATATTTATAAAGAGCCCATAGACCTTAAAATATTAACCGACCTGCCTATGCCCATCAGAAGGCTTTTAGGAAAAATTGCTTCCAAAATCCCCTTTAAAATAAAGGGAAAGAATTTCTTTATCAGGGGCTCTAAAACTGTTGAAGAACGTTTCATAGGAAACGCCAACGTGTTTTCCAAAAGTGAAAGGGAAGCTATTTTAAAAGATCCCGCAGGAAAATTTGACCCTATGGAAATTACAGGGCCTTTATACGAAAAAATAAAAAATTACGACGATATTACAAAAATGCAGTATATAGACATCCACCTTTGGCTTATAGGAGATATTCTCTTAAAGGCGGATAAAATGAGCATGGCTCATTCCCTTGAAGTAAGGGTTCCTTATCTCGATAAGGAAATATTTAAAATAGCATCTAAAATTCCCGTTAATTACAGGGTAAATAAAACAGCGACAAAATATGCCTTTAGAATGGCTGCAAAAAGGCATCTGCCGGAAGACGTTGCCAATAAGAAAAAGCTTGGATTCCCTGTTCCCATAAGAATATGGCTTAAAGAAGACAAGTATTATCATATTGTTAAAGCTGAATTTGAAAGCGAAAATGCGGAGCTTTTTTTCAATAAAGAAAAGCTTAGCGCTCTTTTAGACGGCCATAGAGCAGGAAAAGCAGACAACAGCAGAAAAATATGGACTGTATTTATGTTTTTGATTTGGTACAGAGCGTATTTTAATTAA
- a CDS encoding chemotaxis protein, which produces MAVQSKEDMLIEAGSNELQVMEFKIGGRSFGINVAKILEIMQYEPVMSIPHTSPYVEGVFKPRDKIITVVNLAAYLGLPESEHPERDIMIVTHFNSLTTAFHVHSVELIQKLSWTDLEKPDKTIYGGMETLAVGIARIEDRLITILDFEKVLSDIGSDKSFDPKRFETRKFQRQIQNDVFVVEDSSFLKEMIINCLDTAGYKNIRSFSNGQEAWDEIVKIKEENDDIFNHVSCIITDIEMPQMDGYTLLKKIKTDPVLAPVPVIIFSSLISDDMKIKGDSLGANAQVAKPEIEDLVEILDGYILTRNKNK; this is translated from the coding sequence ATGGCTGTACAAAGCAAAGAAGATATGCTTATAGAAGCCGGCAGCAACGAGCTTCAGGTTATGGAATTTAAAATAGGCGGCAGAAGCTTCGGTATAAATGTTGCTAAAATACTTGAAATCATGCAGTATGAGCCTGTTATGTCCATACCCCATACAAGCCCTTATGTGGAGGGTGTTTTTAAACCAAGGGATAAAATCATTACTGTCGTTAATTTAGCTGCCTATCTGGGGCTTCCCGAATCGGAGCATCCCGAAAGAGACATTATGATTGTTACCCATTTTAACAGTCTTACAACGGCGTTTCATGTTCATTCTGTTGAGCTTATTCAAAAGCTTTCATGGACGGATCTTGAAAAGCCGGATAAAACCATATACGGCGGAATGGAAACCCTTGCTGTGGGAATAGCAAGGATAGAAGATAGATTAATTACCATATTGGATTTTGAAAAAGTGCTTTCCGATATAGGCTCCGATAAGAGCTTTGACCCCAAGCGTTTTGAAACCCGTAAATTCCAAAGGCAAATTCAAAACGACGTCTTTGTGGTTGAAGACTCAAGCTTCCTGAAAGAGATGATTATAAACTGCCTGGATACGGCAGGATATAAGAATATCCGCTCCTTTTCGAACGGCCAGGAAGCCTGGGACGAAATTGTAAAAATAAAAGAAGAAAATGATGATATTTTTAACCATGTTTCATGTATCATAACAGATATAGAAATGCCCCAGATGGACGGATATACTTTACTAAAAAAGATAAAAACAGACCCGGTTTTAGCCCCCGTCCCTGTTATTATATTCTCTTCTTTAATCAGCGACGATATGAAAATAAAAGGCGATTCCTTAGGAGCCAACGCTCAGGTTGCAAAGCCTGAGATAGAAGACTTGGTTGAAATCCTTGACGGATACATTTTAACAAGAAATAAAAATAAATAG
- a CDS encoding DUF1836 domain-containing protein, whose product MEEKDFIKIIDAEEIPNIRLYMDQVTTFMEENLSSYKRTNDDKIITKTMINNYTKGRILPPPDRKKYSSSQMMLLIMIFHLKYSLSIADIGKLLNSDIIKESGIETIYELFTRAQEAEKSHIESVWETAHALAEEEIQRVIGTLNVKNKDELKALLLILYLSIDAATKKQIAESLIDQYFSKVKPGK is encoded by the coding sequence ATGGAGGAAAAAGACTTTATTAAAATTATAGATGCCGAAGAAATCCCCAATATCCGGCTTTATATGGACCAGGTTACTACCTTTATGGAGGAGAACCTGTCTTCCTATAAGAGAACAAACGATGATAAAATTATTACAAAAACCATGATAAATAATTATACAAAAGGCAGAATACTTCCTCCTCCTGACAGAAAGAAATATTCCTCCTCTCAGATGATGCTTCTGATTATGATTTTTCATTTGAAATACAGCCTGTCTATTGCTGATATAGGCAAGCTCTTAAATTCAGATATTATTAAAGAAAGCGGTATTGAAACCATTTATGAGCTTTTTACAAGGGCTCAGGAAGCAGAAAAATCCCATATCGAAAGTGTCTGGGAAACGGCCCATGCACTTGCAGAAGAAGAGATACAAAGAGTCATAGGAACTTTAAATGTCAAAAATAAAGATGAGCTGAAAGCCCTTCTTTTAATACTCTATCTTTCAATTGACGCCGCTACGAAAAAGCAAATAGCCGAAAGCCTTATAGATCAGTATTTCTCAAAGGTAAAGCCAGGAAAATAA
- a CDS encoding DUF4230 domain-containing protein translates to MKNKIILFLAVISMAVFGGYILNDTVNKEIDPNSISGISQLAGVKGISNRIIAEDVLIEAMETNAKLVVMEVGAREKIYYDDSYFNSEIFRKSQEISFYADGVFTVSLEGLGPDSILIDDGNKTVAITIARPELSYIAYDPEKTLYGNTEKGLLRFGDVKISMEEFNQLQIRAEELLKAKINGNDFIREAEKRTEAAAKELFKAALSKTELSKYEIIIILKGEESDLA, encoded by the coding sequence ATGAAAAATAAGATTATATTATTTTTAGCCGTTATTTCAATGGCGGTTTTCGGCGGATATATTCTTAATGACACCGTAAATAAGGAGATTGATCCTAACTCCATTTCAGGCATATCTCAATTAGCGGGGGTTAAGGGTATTTCCAACAGAATCATAGCAGAAGATGTTCTTATTGAGGCCATGGAAACCAATGCAAAGCTTGTGGTAATGGAAGTAGGGGCCAGAGAAAAAATTTACTATGATGACAGCTATTTCAATTCAGAGATTTTCAGAAAAAGCCAGGAAATAAGCTTCTACGCCGACGGCGTCTTTACCGTAAGCCTTGAAGGCCTTGGACCGGACAGTATATTGATAGACGACGGGAATAAAACCGTTGCCATTACGATAGCAAGGCCTGAGCTTTCTTACATAGCCTATGACCCTGAAAAAACCTTATACGGAAATACGGAGAAGGGGCTTCTTCGCTTTGGAGACGTAAAGATATCCATGGAGGAATTTAATCAGCTTCAAATAAGGGCAGAAGAGCTTTTAAAGGCAAAAATAAACGGCAATGATTTTATCCGAGAAGCTGAAAAAAGGACGGAAGCGGCAGCAAAGGAATTGTTTAAGGCGGCCCTTTCCAAAACGGAATTATCTAAGTATGAAATCATAATAATTTTAAAGGGTGAGGAATCTGATTTGGCTTGA